A DNA window from Aspergillus nidulans FGSC A4 chromosome V contains the following coding sequences:
- a CDS encoding uncharacterized protein (transcript_id=CADANIAT00003598): MFEDFSFSSPSSSRPPRLTPTPTDDDKPMTDCDALISPMSSRCPSPRSFAAPRFPRSRSLYFRPPPQQQTQQAPTSVPFSAYDKHRLSIGTLTKKLHEHSIQAENTPSAENASYPASPTSPSEPQLPTPPRSLFPCNSNFPGYVLTPPDTDHDDEGYASPISPSLSGSGSASGGSPTLQSPSLIPTPTSAPLDCCPEFLQPKPNTDPSPTSASVTDQISIRTRRQHISRLQGQYTPSDIESIRRALLAAADEDMRQSRSQWNFNPNSLLSEFSEACHPSSLPPTQGSRRRRTISLQRSRVRSPVSPDSTSGPPFSGSGSGDAHQMQTRRKSMCTTSNTTSTSSRIEKNYQSSADRDRERGRGRKKSEAGLRRKSLVSAALASMIESGESI; encoded by the coding sequence ATGTTCGAAGacttctcgttctcctctccctcctcgtccaggccACCCCGCCTCACGCCGACCCCGACGGACGACGACAAACCCATGACTGACTGCGACGCCCTCATCTCGCCGATGTCCTCGCGATGCCCTTCGCCTCGATCATTCGCTGCGCCGCGCTTTCCTCGTTCGCGATCGCTTTATTTCCgtccgccgccgcagcaacaaaCACAACAAGCGCCCACCTCCgtccccttctccgcctaCGACAAGCACCGTCTCTCCATCGGCACTCTCACAAAAAAGCTTCACGAACACTCGATTCAGGCTGAAAACACTCCTTCAGCTGAGAACGCTTCTTATCCTGCATCTCCTACATCTCCCTCAGAACCGCAACTTCCAACTCCGCCGCGCTCCTTATTTCCCTGCAACTCCAACTTCCCCGGCTACGTCCTCACCCCGCCGGATACGGATCACGATGACGAGGGCTACGCGTCTCCGATATCCCCTTCgctttctggctctggttctgCTTCAGGGGGCTCTCCAACACTTCAATCGCCCTCGCTTATTCCAACTCCCACCTCCGCCCCGCTAGACTGCTGTCCTGAATTCCTACAACCGAAACCGAACACAGACCCCTCACCCACCTCCGCATCCGTCACAGACCAAATATCCATCCGCACCCGCCGCCAACACATCTCTCGTCTTCAAGGCCAATATACGCCCTCGGACATAGAATCGATCCGACGTGCCCTCCTTGCCGCTGCAGACGAGGATATGCGCCAATCACGGTCTCAATGGAACTTCAACCCGAATTCCCTCCTCTCAGAATTCTCGGAAGCATGTCATCCCTCCTCGTTACCGCCTACACAAGGATCCCGCCGACGACGAACAATCAGCTTACAGCGCTCCCGTGTGCGCTCTCCTGTTAGTCCGGACTCGACTTCCGGCCCTCCATTTTCAGGTTCTGGATCTGGAGATGCACATCAAATGCAAACGCGGAGGAAGAGTATGTGCACAACCAGCAATACTACTAGTACAAGCTCCCGCATTGAGAAGAACTACCAATCCTCGGCAGACCGGGACCGGGAGCGTGGCCGCggacggaagaagagcgaggcTGGCTTGCGTCGAAAGAGCCTCGTGAGTGCAGCTTTGGCATCAATGATTGAGAGTGGGGAATCCATATAG
- the atg2 gene encoding protein atg2 (transcript_id=CADANIAT00003596), whose protein sequence is MTYFLPSFFQKRLLKYALSRLEFIDTEALDPDSLGIRWGQRSTVELRDIGLRLEKLATLLHLPASSKLLAARIRLLRLTVPADIYSSGIICEASGIDVHLHFPSEKEASAARTSLFESHEFGHESIIPNPADLAESFLQAEPKEEKEELQAALSSRSEILHRTSSSISDDEEELGLGDETVSLPSFVAAFLKGVADRLQVHVDEVSIRLDVEMKQDGPSKRQPEEKPDLISGLLIIRQISVGAVVTASSSDELHPGKRPISLSAIELALVSEPIVFSNYSQFTAPTSPSSPLRSKSSQSSSPASSVPPAPSSASSSTHAMMASTIFEPSQPTVDIPEDEHGVAKLEGSIYTYDGRFSDADTDENRSHGYLEESQDLSEKLLDDPAYLDSVIDSHLQDDDSEGLGDIQPGDIKPGDSNQSYTDRSTPSQPSLGFQAPALVDPHSRSGDHSVAVASMPNIRNIERPLDQYGPQSSMPVLSRPLTQDITGNNSQESQPAPPSPSETSSSGSVSAYFNNDLSESRLFSPEEAQSMYMSAMSHRSDSRSFIPDIPGAWDSPEATLRREAIQHHGSLGHTDETTEALEDQDRTPVSTPKPTDRETKYHSGHTLGQQQESYSESTDKHSIQPSPDVNETTKVSKSFLHIDKVTIWIPSTKPTKDHQDISEPLDARSAGGSFKDSTTHLEASQVRERSVSFSKPPSSLRTRRDSTELALAGTDTKSYTKYGLGSLNSTNISVEISCIEVQFDISIGWLMIKIGQRVLQGFGDIGQPKTSKKSTERDVQSPQDIDFTLGTLCIKFVELVPGKSFPLEEQQDPSTTFFDLLHDSVLLQSTVSGVQAHYSNANNVTDFSAAVSKFTIKFATEDLISFSEDMKMRESTKDGLLPTGNDIVLSLSKSQDSATFKTDTLPLCVSLNIQRLEDLLGRFGGLSTIMELGSSISSMSGSKGPKNDVPRRTRGVRFAGSPQSPVRSPTPSVPWKVNARIGGIVLDVSGENHYLTLRTTAAKIISRYEMMAVQIDKAKLSGPLSIHSGKDAPAKVSLNNIRVEFLYTPKEPDLDRLLSLITPSKDKYDDDDDIMIDTLFRQRKQGSVLRVTVSGAKVVVSRPELGPLQQLGEELGRLSSVAKYLPEDDRPGILTLVLIRDVEARVHIGGQIGTIAANLENAEAAHISIPSLVAGQLGSIRVTRNGDEELIGEALPPKPGFAPLPVLMVRFIADEMEPTIRVKLHNLRVEYTVSAAMAFLGVSDEMTPGDVAANMASSLANIAELHPPLQDLEEGSTTPVKPMKLKVSMRDCVLGLNPRGTAAKGLIVLANSTFNGAIHDISSSEIALDLRKAFVMIIDDVRNTDARGNLPRRRAASPQSDQIQAFTDMGYVSVSSISSATAVVRIMRLTENGAKSLDVEVRDDLLILETCADSTQTLISILSGLQPPSPPSQLKKYRTEVVPIRDMLDSLSGDAFAADNLPIGAADQAEIQDHIPERDIDYVTDFHSMTASEEELASGPSSQVRDSFHSQCHVSSSMSELDFREDHFMQQSSVGGTAHRWDSTHNTYDLSDDSKLQNSPLRVRVRDAHVIWNLFDGYDWQRTRDTISKAVKDVEKKATDRRTSGRATAAFEDDEEAIIGDCLFNSVYIGIPANRDPAELRNDINRNIDDLISETGSYATTSTVTTARRNMSPGFRGKKLRLSRSKDHKMTFELKGICADLVVFPPGSQETMSSLDVRVKELEIFDHIPTSTWRKFATYMNEAGEKELGTSMVHLEILTVRPVSYLAASELILKATVLPLRLHVDQDALDFMSRFFEFRDDSTAPSGPSQEPPYLQRSEINAIPVKLDFKPKRVDYAGLRSGRTTEFMNFFILDEADMVLKHVIVYGAKGFDKLGQALNDVWMPDIKNNQLPGVLAGLAPIRSLVNVGSGVKDLVAVPVREYRKDGRIVRSIQKGAFAFAKTTSNELVKLGAKLAIGTQTVLQGAEELLSPPTGQATTGEEDEIDEDEAPKKISLYADQPVGVVQGLRGGFRGLERDLLLTRDAIIAVPGEVQESGSAKAAAKAVLKRAPTVILRPAIGVSKAVGQTLLGAGNSMDPSNRRKIEDKYKRH, encoded by the exons ATGACCTACTTTCTACCTTCGTTTTTCCAGAAGCGTTTGCTCAAATACGCTCTGTCTCGTCTTGAGTTCATCGATACTGAAGCTTTAGATCCTGACAGTCTCGGTATTCGCTGGGGTCAGCGAAGCACCGTCGAGCTCCGTGATATCGGGTTACGACTCGAA AAACTAGCcacgcttcttcatcttccggCCTCAAGCAAACTGCTCGCAGCCCGAATTCGACTTTTAAGACTTACCGTTCCGGCCGATATCTACAGTAGCGGAATAATCTGCGAGGCCAGCGGAATTGACGTGCACCTGCATTTCCCTTCCGAAAAAGAAGCATCTGCTGCGAGGACCAGCCTGTTCGAAAGCCATGAGTTCGGACATGAATCAATCATCCCCAATCCAGCAGACCTTGCCGAATCATTCCTCCAGGCCGAgccgaaggaggagaaagaggaactACAAGCAGCATTATCGTCGCGATCAGAAATCCTGCACCGTACCTCCTCGTCCATaagtgatgatgaggaagaactGGGCCTTGGAGATGAAACGGTCTCGTTACCTAGTTTTGTTGCTGCATTTCTAAAGGGTGTTGCAGATCGCTTGCAGGTCCATGTCGACGAAGTTTCAATACGGCTTGACGTGGAAATGAAACAGGATGGCCCGTCTAAGCGGCAACCTGAAGAGAAACCCGATTTGATTTCAGGACTTCTGATCATTCGCCAAATCAGTGTGGGCGCAGTGGTCACGGCCTCCAGCTCGGATGAACTGCACCCTGGAAAACGACCGATATCTCTCTCCGCTATAGAGCTCGCGCTAGTCTCCGAACCTATAGTCTTCTCGAATTACTCCCAATTTACAGCTCCAACATCACCATCGAGTCCCTTGCGTTCAAAGTCTAGCCAATCATCGagcccagcctcctcagtaCCGCCTGCGCCCTCATCGGCATCTAGCTCCACCCATGCCATGATGGCATCCACGATTTTTGAACCTTCTCAGCCCACCGTTGATATTCCTGAAGATGAACATGGTGTAGCGAAGCTTGAAGGGTCGATATATACCTATGACGGCAGATTTTCCGACGCGGATACGGATGAGAACAGAAGCCACGGATACCTCGAAGAGTCGCAGGATTTGTCGGAGAAGTTACTCGATGATCCTGCGTATTTGGATTCTGTCATTGATTCCCATCTTCAGGATGACGACTCGGAGGGCTTAGGTGATATTCAACCAGGTGATATCAAACCTGGCGACTCCAACCAATCTTATACTGATAGAAGCACACCGAGCCAACCAAGCTTGGGTTTTCAAGCCCCGGCGTTGGTTGACCCGCACTCGAGATCTGGTGATCATTCAGTGGCGGTGGCCTCGATGCCCAATATACGAAATATTGAAAGGCCGCTTGATCAATATGGCCCTCAATCGTCCATGCCTGTCTTATCACGACCACTAACACAGGATATCACCGGTAATAATTCGCAGGAATCGCAGCCTGCTCCACCGTCCCCATCCGAGACTAGCAGTTCAGGATCGGTCTCTGCTTACTTCAATAATGACCTCTCGGAGTCCAGGTTATTCTCCCCTGAAGAGGCACAAAGCATGTACATGAGCGCCATGAGCCATAGGTCTGACTCAAGAAGCTTTATACCAGATATCCCGGGTGCGTGGGATTCGCCAGAAGCTACCTTGCGTCGAGAGGCTATTCAACATCATGGTTCTTTGGGTCATACCGACGAGACAACAGAAGCCTTGGAAGACCAGGATAGAACACCTGTATCAACACCTAAACCTACGGATCGTGAAACAAAGTATCACTCGGGACATACGTTGGGTCAGCAACAAGAATCTTACTCCGAATCGACTGACAAGCACTCTATTCAACCTTCACCTGACGTGAACGAGACCACGAAGGTTTCAAAGAGCTTCCTCCACATTGACAAGGTCACTATATGGATACCTTCTACGAAGCCCACAAAAGACCATCAAGATATTTCAGAGCCGTTAGACGCTCGATCCGCGGGTGGTAGTTTCAAAGACTCGACCACCCACCTAGAGGCTTCCCAGGTTAGAGAAAGATCTGTGTCATTCTCCAagcctccttcctctttaCGCACTCGTCGTGATTCGACCGAACTAGCATTGGCTGGCACTGACACTAAGTCATATACTAAGTACGGTCTCGGGTCTCTTAACAGTACAAACATCTCAGTTGAGATTTCCTGTATTGAGGTACAATTTGATATATCCATCGGGTGGCTCATGATTAAGATCGGTCAAAGAGTGCTACAGGGGTTTGGTGATATTGGGCAACCAAAGACGAGCAAAAAGTCTACGGAAAGGGATGTTCAAAGCCCACAAGACATAGATTTCACTCTGGGTACACTTTGTATCAAGTTCGTCGAACTTGTACCGGGAAAATCTTTCCCACTCGAGGAGCAACAGGACCCTTCTACGACTTTCTTCGACCTTTTGCATGACAGTGTCCTTCTCCAGTCTACAGTATCAGGAGTGCAGGCGCATTATTCAAATGCTAACAATGTAACAGACTTCTCTGCGGCAGTGTCCAAATTCACCATCAAATTTGCTACTGAAGACCTAATATCTTTTAGCGAAGACATGAAGATGCGGGAATCAACTAAAGATGGCCTATTACCAACCGGCAATGATATTGTCCTTTCGTTGAGCAAATCCCAGGATTCAGCGACTTTCAAGACGGACACCCTTCCACTGTGCGTTAGTCTAAACATACAGCGGCTGGAGGACTTACTAGGGCGGTTCGGAGGATTAAGTACGATCATGGAACTTGGTAGCTCGATATCATCTATGTCTGGCAGCAAAGGGCCGAAAAACGACGTGCCGAGGCGAACTCGCGGCGTCCGCTTCGCAGGTTCCCCACAATCTCCAGTTAGATCCCCGACTCCCAGTGTTCCTTGGAAGGTGAATGCACGGATTGGTGGCATTGTGTTGGACGTATCAGGAGAGAACCATTATCTCACGCTGAGGACTACCGCTGCTAAGATAATCAGCAGATATGAAATGATGGCAGTTCAAATTGATAAGGCGAAACTCAGTGGGCCGCTTTCTATTCACAGTGGTAAAGATGCGCCAGCAAAAGTTAGCCTTAACAATATTCGTGTGGAATTCCTCTACACCCCGAAAGAACCTGATCTCGACCGGCTCTTATCACTCATTACCCCGTCCAAAGACAAAtatgacgacgatgatgatattATGATAGATACGCTCTTTCGACAACGGAAGCAGGGATCTGTTCTTCGTGTGACTGTTTCAGGAGCGAAGGTTGTTGTGTCCCGTCCTGAGCTAGGTCCACTCCAGCAATTAGGCGAAGAACTGGGGAGGCTGTCGAGCGTCGCCAAATACCTACCTGAAGATGACCGGCCTGGGATTCTGACGCTAGTGTTAATTCGAGACGTGGAGGCTCGCGTGCATATCGGTGGGCAAATTGGGACCATCGCTGCAAATCTTGAGAACGCCGAAGCAGCCCATATCAGTATCCCGTCCCTCGTGGCCGGCCAGCTCGGCTCAATAAGAGTTACCAGAAATGGCGATGAGGAACTAATTGGGGAAGCGCTGCCTCCAAAGCCAGGCTTTGCTCCACTTCCGGTCCTGATGGTCCGCTTCATTGCCGATGAGATGGAACCTACGATCAGAGTCAAACTACATAACCTGCGCGTTGAGTATACAGTTTCGGCTGCCATGGCATTTCTTGGTGTGAGTGACGAGATGACACCAGGAGATGTTGCGGCCAATATGGCCTCATCGTTAGCAAATATTGCAGAGTTGCACCCGCCACTACAAGATCTTGAGGAGGGCTCTACAACACCAGTGAAGCCTATGAAGCTGAAAGTCTCTATGCGGGACTGCGTCCTTGGTCTCAATCCCCGTGGAACAGCCGCAAAAGGGCTCATCGTTCTGGCTAACTCTACTTTCAATGGAGCTATTCACGACATTTCATCCTCGGAAATCGCCCTTGACTTACGAAAAGCATTTGTCATGATCATTGACGATGTACGCAACACCGATGCCAGAGGGAATCTacctcgaagaagagcagctTCTCCGCAGAGTGACCAAATACAAGCGTTCACGGACATGGGCTACGTCTCGGTTTCATCTATATCTTCGGCAACAGCTGTAGTGAGAATAATGCGCCTGACAGAAAACGGGGCGAAATCTTTGGATGTGGAAGTTAGAGATGATTTGCTAATCCTTGAAACCTGTGCCGATTCAACTCAGACTCTCATCAGCATATTGAGTGGACTCCAGCCTCCTAGCCCGCCTAGCCAGCTCAAGAAGTATCGAACTGAAGTTGTACCAATTCGGGATATGCTGGATTCTCTCAGCGGAGATGCATTTGCTGCAGACAACTTGCCTATAGGGGCCGCTGATCAGGCCGAAATACAGGATCACATCCCCGAACGTGATATCGACTACGTAACCGACTTCCACTCCATGACCGCATCAGAGGAAGAACTGGCGTCTGGACCGTCATCTCAGGTTCGCGACAGTTTCCACTCGCAATGCCATGTTTCATCCAGCATGTCTGAACTTGATTTTCGTGAGGACCATTTCATGCAGCAGTCTTCAGTGGGAGGCACAGCCCACAGGTGGGACTCTACGCATAATACTTATGACCTCTCAGATGATTCAAAGCTGCAAAACAGTCCTTTGAGGGTAAGGGTTCGTGACGCGCATGTGATCTGGAATCTTTTCGATGGGTACGACTGGCAGCGAACAAGGGACACTATATCAAAGGCTGTCAAAGATGTGGAAAAGAAAGCTACCGACCGCCGTACCAGCGGCAGAGCAACTGCGGCAtttgaagacgacgaggaagccaTCATCGGCGACTGCTTGTTCAACTCAGTCTACATCGGTATCCCTGCCAACAGAGACCCGGCTGAATTGCGAAATGACATTAATCGAAACATCGACGATCTCATCAGTGAGACTGGCAGCTATGCGACTACCAGTACGGTTACCACTGCACGGCGAAACATGTCACCCGGCTTTCGAGGGAAGAAGTTGCGGTTGTCCCGAAGCAAAGACCATAAAATGACGTTTGAGCTCAAGGGCATCTGTGCGGACCTGGTTGTGTTTCCACCGGGCTCCCAAGAAACCATGAGCTCATTGGACGTTCGGGTCAAGGAATTGGAGATCTTCGACCACATACCGACATCAACGTGGAGGAAATTCGCTACTTACATGAATGAGGCCGGTGAGAAGGAACTCGGGACGAGTATGGTGCATCTCGAAATCCTGACGGTGCGGCCCGTATCATATCTTGCCGCATCTGAACTCATACTCAAG GCCACCGTACTTCCGCTCCGTCTACACGTCGATCAAGACGCGCTCGATTTCATGAGTCGGTTTTTCGAATTTAGGGATGACTCAACGGCTCCTTCCGGGCCTTCTCAGGAGCCACCGTATCTGCAGAGATCGGAGATTAATGCCATTCCCGTGAAGCTCGACTTCAAGCCCAAGCGAGTTGACTATGCAGGCCTTCGCTCCGGCCGCACGACAGAATTCATGAATTTCTTCATTCTAGATGAGGCAGATATGGTGTTGAAACATGTTATCGTATATGGAGCGAAAGGGTTCGACAAACTCGGCCAAGCGCTCAACGATGTTTGGATGCCAGACATTAAGAACAACCAACTCCCCGGTGTTCTTGCTGGTCTAGCCCCCATCAGATCACTGGTCAATGTGGGCAGCGGTGTGAAGGATCTCGTCGCAGTTCCTGTGCGAGAGTACCGAAAAGACGGCCGCATCGTCCGCAGCATCCAAAAAGGAGCCTTCGCATTCGCCAAAACCACCTCCAATGAGCTTGTGAAACTGGGCGCCAAGCTTGCAATTGGAACCCAAACCGTGCTCCAGGGTGCAGAAGAGCTCCTAAGTCCTCCTACGGGTCAGGCCACGACaggtgaggaagacgagatcgacgaagatgaagcaCCCAAGAAAATATCGCTCTATGCCGATCAGCCGGTTGGGGTCGTACAAGGTCTTCGAGGAGGCTTTAGGGGATTGGAGCGCGATCTGCTTCTCACACGGGACGCGATCATTGCCGTGCCTGGAGAAGTACAAGAGAGCGGTAGCGCTAaagctgctgcaaaggcCGTCCTGAAACGAGCGCCGACCGTTATTCTGCGACCAGCGATTGGAGTATCCAAGGCCGTCGGACAGACGTTGCTAGGGGCAGGGAACTCGATGGACCCCAGCAATCGCCGCAAAATCGAAGAT AAATACAAACGGCATTAG
- a CDS encoding oxidoreductase, short-chain dehydrogenase/reductase family (transcript_id=CADANIAT00003597) → MDWPAELQYDRPPLFPPKSPRLEPVKDVPFSSGESYSLEHPSSEILYKNSPSKSSPALPIEPVAGVLSLHNYRKSLSSDPSWAGCQERKTLRRKNAASNLNRTTAAPMGTFIQDAYHPPFPTSSTTSSPPPPLSPSYSPSALSEQLPDFLDGYGYPLSPLADTSYGEGMAGNKQNPYKLLDTFRDRLDRFPDVDSPDTIEFHGHNRARSDSVLWRTSRVRKSPATATVVHQGTCFEILNPHESLDFARIVSYIEDKDCQSAGTRIRDFYTNGSDSSHINEEPHIYDTSCEIPVTEERVHHDLVGDSAQHPIPSISQRLEEDNDDEDDDTASWDSSTIRAPLSQPLTRVRIGTALNESDLGEPGPPIDSRDSLPIAQPTSTDIDPFHIAALYDIGHLPAQGKGTDNPTAVIYSDRKPIRKRSTIRKSHNRSHKITSSFSFSPSTTSATVTASTPLKRLRGLAQSLRRKTFARASLSS, encoded by the exons ATGGACTGGCCCGCCGAACTCCAATATGATCGTCCACCTCTCTTTCCACCGAAGTCGCCGCGCCTAGAGCCCGTGAAAGACGTTCCTTTCTCGTCTGGCGAAAGCTATTCTTTAGAGCATCCATCGTCTGAGATCCTTTACAAGAACTCGCCCTCCAAGAGCTCTCCGGCGCTTCCTATCGAGCCCGTCGCCGGTGTTCTCTCGCTGCACAACTATCGCAAGTCGCTTTCCAGCGACCCCAGCTGGGCTGGCTGCCAGGAAAGAAAGACGCTGAGGCGCAAGAACGCGGCCTCGAATCTTAACAGAACAACGGCGGCTCCGATGGGGACTTTTATCCAAGATGCCTACCACCCCCCTTTTCCTACATCCTCAACAACGTCGAGTCCCCCGCCGCCATTATCGCCGTCATACTCGCCTAGTGCCTTGAGTGAGCAGTTACCGGACTTTCTGGATGGGTATGGAT ATCCGTTGTCTCCGCTGGCGGATACAAGTTACGGTGAGGGCATGGCCGGTAACAAGCAGAACCCGTACAAGCTTCTG GATACTTTCCGCGATCGACTCGACAGATTCCCGGACGTTGATAGCCCAGATACCATCGAGTTCCACGGTCACAACAGAGCACGATCAGATTCAGTTTTATGGAGGACCTCGCGGGTTAGAAAATCACCTGCAACGGCCACGGTGGTACATCAGGGAACGTGTTTTGAGATTCTCAACCCGCACGAATCTTTGGACTTTGCGCGGATCGTTTCCTAcattgaagacaaggatTGCCAATCGGCTGGCACCCGCATACGCGATTTTTATACCAATGGCAGTGACAGTTCTCACATCAACGAAGAACCACACATATACGATACATCTTGTGAGATTCCCGTGACCGAAGAAAGAGTTCATCACGACCTCGTCGGTGACTCTGCACAGCACCCAATTCCATCTATTTCCCAGCGactcgaagaagacaacgacgacgaagatgacgacaCTGCGTCCTGGGATTCATCCACTATACGGGCACCACTGTCCCAACCGTTGACCAGGGTCCGAATAGGCACAGCGCTCAATGAGTCCGATCTTGGTGAGCCAGGGCCGCCTATTGACAGCAGAGACAGCCTGCCTATAGCGCAACCGACGTCCACAGACATAGACCCCTTTCACATTGCAGCACTGTATGATATTGGACACCTACCAGCGCAGGGTAAAGGAACCGACAACCCCACGGCCGTTATCTATAGCGACCGCAAACCTATCCGGAAAAGATCTACCATTCGAAAAAGTCACAATCGCAGCCACAAGATAACTTCCTCCTTTTCGTTTTCTCCATCCACCACCTCTGCTACAGTTACTGCGTCGACGCCGCTGAAGCGGTTGAGAGGCTTAGCTCAGTCCTTGCGTCGAAAGACATTTGCACGTGCTAGTCTGTCCTCCTGA